In Zingiber officinale cultivar Zhangliang chromosome 1A, Zo_v1.1, whole genome shotgun sequence, a genomic segment contains:
- the LOC122035020 gene encoding transcription factor MTB1-like, giving the protein MRWSDEDRAAAAAVLGGRAFEYLLDPRRVSSSDHLAVEEGAVEIHAKLRELVEGRGSPWTCSVFWQATRSPEGELILGWGDGCLRNLDGGQCLQLDAARQRKRVLERLHELYGGGGEENRAVELDHVADAEMYFLASMYFSFPCGEGAPGRAMLTGKHVWIGEAELGFCDYFVRAYLARSAGFRTVVLLPFTTGVLELVSTDEIPEDPEALKRINTLLTAGHDGSTSAASAAASSSTKGPKKIFVGDLNETLMENLDLFHQDSSGNLNAIPTAEEERRPKKRGRKPANGREEPLNHVEAERQRREKLNQRFYALRAVVPNISKMDKASLIGDAIVHITELQRRVGEMEAARAYKCVEHQVDVGVAGGEVVVRVGCELGAHPAGSVIQALKRSEVEVTDSKATVRGDRVVHTFVVKSAGDAETTREKLMTALGRGQSATQQSISH; this is encoded by the coding sequence ATGAGGTGGTCCGACGAGGATCGGGCGGCGGCTGCGGCCGTCCTCGGCGGCCGCGCTTTCGAGTACCTCCTCGACCCCCGGCGCGTGTCATCCTCCGACCACCTCGCCGTCGAGGAGGGTGCGGTGGAGATCCACGCCAAGCTCCGGGAGCTCGTTGAGGGCCGCGGCTCGCCCTGGACCTGCTCCGTCTTCTGGCAAGCGACCCGGTCGCCGGAGGGCGAGCTCATCCTCGGATGGGGAGACGGTTGCTTACGCAACCTCGATGGCGGGCAGTGCCTCCAGCTGGACGCTGCTCGGCAGAGGAAGCGGGTGCTGGAGCGCCTCCACGAACtctacggcggcggcggcgaggaGAACCGCGCGGTCGAGCTAGACCACGTGGCGGACGCCGAGATGTACTTCCTGGCCTCCATGTACTTCTCGTTTCCCTGCGGCGAGGGAGCGCCGGGGAGGGCTATGCTCACGGGGAAGCACGTCTGGATCGGGGAGGCGGAGCTCGGATTCTGTGACTACTTCGTTCGGGCATATCTCGCGCGGTCCGCGGGGTTCCGGACCGTCGTGCTGCTTCCGTTCACGACCGGCGTGCTCGAATTGGTCTCCACCGACGAAATCCCGGAGGACCCCGAAGCGTTAAAGAGGATTAACACTCTGTTAACCGCCGGACACGACGGCTCCACATCCGCCGCAAGCGCCGCCGCTTCTTCTTCGACGAAGGGTCCTAAAAAAATCTTCGTCGGCGATTTAAACGAGACGCTGATGGAGAATTTAGATCTGTTCCACCAGGACAGCTCTGGCAACCTCAATGCAATTCCGACAGCGGAGGAGGAACGGAGGCCGAAGAAGAGGGGACGGAAGCCAGCGAACGGGCGGGAAGAACCGCTGAACCACGTGGAGGCGGAGCGGCAGAGGCGCGAGAAGCTCAATCAGCGGTTCTACGCGCTGCGGGCGGTGGTGCCCAACATCTCGAAGATGGATAAGGCGTCGTTGATCGGCGACGCCATCGTCCACATCACAGAGCTGCAGCGAAGGGTCGGGGAAATGGAGGCCGCCCGCGCTTACAAGTGCGTGGAGCATCAGGTCGATGTGGGCGTGGCCGGCGGGGAGGTCGTCGTCCGCGTGGGCTGCGAGTTGGGAGCGCACCCGGCGGGGAGCGTCATCCAGGCCTTGAAGCGGTCGGAGGTCGAAGTGACAGACTCGAAGGCCACCGTGAGAGGCGACAGAGTGGTGCACACCTTCGTCGTCAAGTCTGCCGGCGACGCGGAGACGACCAGAGAGAAGCTGATGACTGCTTTAGGCCGGGGACAGAGCGCAACTCAGCAATCGATCAGCCATTAA
- the LOC122035028 gene encoding protein ABIL2-like isoform X1: protein MEAIYPSASLNYSQFDGSTFDELSMEQSLLFSDSLKDLKNLKAQLYSAAEYFELSYITDDHKQFVVNTLKDYAIKALINTVDHLGSVSYKVNGVLNEKVDAISAAEFRVSSIEQKIRTTQELVDREGLTQQALVIKTPRYHKRYVLPGGQTMPESGKYAMPKYEIHNAAKKNIEPPKFESVHNADKKIESAKLQSVQKPTLDKAPSLRKTQTMPKSPSVRARSVSPRKLRSPSPSQHFGKYFSPDKRAPSPVPVSNPLARSGSLAIRPKTLNSSFSMQQYPSQTKKSISMKLHAERNDQKDTEQNPSRGKKLLKTLLSRRKSKKDDTIYNYFEEY, encoded by the exons ATGGAGGCTATTTATCCATCTGCTTCCTTGAATTATAGCCAGTTCGATGGGTCCACTTTTGATGAGCTCTCCATGGAGCAAAGCCTGCTCTTCTCGGATAGCCTCAAG GACTTGAAGAATTTGAAGGCGCAATTGTACTCTGCTGCTGAGTATTTTGAGTTGTCATACATCACTGATGACCACAAACAATT TGTGGTCAACACATTGAAAGACTATGCTATCAAGGCATTGATTAACACTGTGGACCATCTTGGATCAGTTTCATACAAGGTAAATGGGGTTTTGAATGAGAAGGTCGATGCTATTTCTGCAGCAGAATTTCGAGTTTCAAGTATCGAACAG AAAATTCGAACGACTCAAGAACTTGTCGATCGCGAAGGGCTAACTCAACAGGCTCTGGTAATCAAAACTCCTAGATACCACAAACGATATGTTTTACCTG GAGGTCAAACCATGCCTGAATCTGGAAAATATGCAATGCCAAAGTATGAAATCCATAATGCTGCCAAGAAGAACATTGAACCACCCAAGTTTGAATCTG TCCACAATGCTGACAAGAAGATTGAATCAGCCAAGTTACAATCTG TTCAAAAACCAACACTGGATAAAGCACCTTCACTTAG GAAGACACAAACCATGCCGAAATCTCCTTCCGTACGAGCACGTTCAGTATCTCCTCGGAAACTCCGTTCTCCTTCGCCTTCACAGCATTTTGGAAAATACTTCAGTCCTG ATAAAAGAGCACCATCACCAGTTCCAGTGTCTAATCCATTAGCAAGGTCTGGATCGCTTGCAATACGACCCAAAACTCTCAACTCATCATTCAGCATGCAACAG TATCCTTCACAGACTAAGAAATCAATATCAATGAAGCTGCATGCTGAAAGGAATGACCAAAAAGATACCGAGCAGAATCCAAGCAGAGGCAAAAAATTGCTTAAGACCCTGCTCAGCAGGCGCAAATCCAAAAAAGATGAtacaatttataattattttgagGAATATTGA
- the LOC122035028 gene encoding protein ABIL2-like isoform X2, translating into MEAIYPSASLNYSQFDGSTFDELSMEQSLLFSDSLKDLKNLKAQLYSAAEYFELSYITDDHKQFVVNTLKDYAIKALINTVDHLGSVSYKVNGVLNEKVDAISAAEFRVSSIEQKIRTTQELVDREGLTQQALVIKTPRYHKRYVLPGGQTMPESGKYAMPKYEIHNAAKKNIEPPKFESVHNADKKIESAKLQSVQKPTLDKAPSLRKTQTMPKSPSVRARSVSPRKLRSPSPSQHFGKYFSPDKRAPSPVPVSNPLARSGSLAIRPKTLNSSFSMQQTKKSISMKLHAERNDQKDTEQNPSRGKKLLKTLLSRRKSKKDDTIYNYFEEY; encoded by the exons ATGGAGGCTATTTATCCATCTGCTTCCTTGAATTATAGCCAGTTCGATGGGTCCACTTTTGATGAGCTCTCCATGGAGCAAAGCCTGCTCTTCTCGGATAGCCTCAAG GACTTGAAGAATTTGAAGGCGCAATTGTACTCTGCTGCTGAGTATTTTGAGTTGTCATACATCACTGATGACCACAAACAATT TGTGGTCAACACATTGAAAGACTATGCTATCAAGGCATTGATTAACACTGTGGACCATCTTGGATCAGTTTCATACAAGGTAAATGGGGTTTTGAATGAGAAGGTCGATGCTATTTCTGCAGCAGAATTTCGAGTTTCAAGTATCGAACAG AAAATTCGAACGACTCAAGAACTTGTCGATCGCGAAGGGCTAACTCAACAGGCTCTGGTAATCAAAACTCCTAGATACCACAAACGATATGTTTTACCTG GAGGTCAAACCATGCCTGAATCTGGAAAATATGCAATGCCAAAGTATGAAATCCATAATGCTGCCAAGAAGAACATTGAACCACCCAAGTTTGAATCTG TCCACAATGCTGACAAGAAGATTGAATCAGCCAAGTTACAATCTG TTCAAAAACCAACACTGGATAAAGCACCTTCACTTAG GAAGACACAAACCATGCCGAAATCTCCTTCCGTACGAGCACGTTCAGTATCTCCTCGGAAACTCCGTTCTCCTTCGCCTTCACAGCATTTTGGAAAATACTTCAGTCCTG ATAAAAGAGCACCATCACCAGTTCCAGTGTCTAATCCATTAGCAAGGTCTGGATCGCTTGCAATACGACCCAAAACTCTCAACTCATCATTCAGCATGCAACAG ACTAAGAAATCAATATCAATGAAGCTGCATGCTGAAAGGAATGACCAAAAAGATACCGAGCAGAATCCAAGCAGAGGCAAAAAATTGCTTAAGACCCTGCTCAGCAGGCGCAAATCCAAAAAAGATGAtacaatttataattattttgagGAATATTGA